The Mercurialis annua linkage group LG2, ddMerAnnu1.2, whole genome shotgun sequence genome contains a region encoding:
- the LOC126669150 gene encoding dihydrolipoyllysine-residue succinyltransferase component of 2-oxoglutarate dehydrogenase complex 2, mitochondrial-like, protein MLGVLRRRVASGAASSILKQTVKPGASTSRVSSLHEKEILLNSRGLGNVRSFSHLISSGSLVSSRSISDVSSIELMTAKQMWIRPFSSDSEDLVEAVVPFMGESITDGTLAKFLKSPGDRVEIDEPIAQIETDKVTIDVASPEAGVIKEFVAKEGETVEPGTKVAIISKSGEGVAHVAPSEKVPEKDSSKNEAAPEKKVEEKPKPKAETPVTQKPKTPASPPPKRSASEPQLPPKDRERRVPMTRLRKRVATRLKDSQNTFAMLTTFNEVDMTNLMKLRTDYKDAFLEKHGVKLGLMSGFIKAAVSGLQNQPIINAVIDGDDIIYRDYIDISIAVGTPKGLVVPVIRNANDMNFADIEKSINTLAKKANDGTISIDEMAGGSFTISNGGVYGSLLSTPIINPPQSAILGMHSIVSRPMVVGGTVVPRPMMYIALTYDHRLIDGREAVFFLRRIKDVVEDPRRLLLDI, encoded by the exons ATGTTAGGAGTTTTAAGGAGACGAGTTGCTTCTGGAGCCGCCTCTTCG ATCCTGAAGCAGACTGTTAAACCTGGTGCATCTACTTCTAGAGTTTCTTCTCTTCATGAGAAGGAG ATTTTACTTAATTCAAGAGGTCTTGGGAATGTCAGAAGCTTCAGCCACCTCATTTCATCTG GTTCCTTGGTCAGTTCAAGGTCCATAAG CGATGTGTCCAGCATTGAGCTCATGACTGCCAAGCAAATGTGGATTCGTCCATTTTCTTCAGATAGTG AGGATTTGGTTGAAGCTGTTGTTCCTTTTATGGGAGAATCCATAACAGATGGAACTTTGGCTAAATTTTTGAAGA GTCCTGGTGATAGGGTAGAGATCGATGAGCCAATTGCTCAAATTGAGACAGATAAG GTGACAATTGATGTGGCCAGCCCTGAAGCAGGTGTCATAAAGGAG TTTGTAGCCAAGGAAGGGGAAACTGTGGAACCGGGTACCAAGGTTGCTATTATTTCTAAGTCTGGAGAAGGAGTAGCTCATGTTGCTCCCTCTGAGAAAGTACCAGAGAAAGATTCTTCTAAGAATGAAGCTGCTCCTGAAAAGAAAGTAGAAGAGAAGCCAAAGCCTAAAGCTGAAACTCCTGTAACTCAGAAGCCTAAAACACCAGCATCGCCGCCTCCTAAACGTTCAGCATCAGAACCCCAACTCCCCCCTAAGGATAGGGAAAGACGA GTTCCAATGACAAGGCTCCGAAAAAGAGTTGCAACCCGATTGAAGGACTCCCAAAATACGTTTGCTATGCTCACGACATTCAATGAAGTTGATAT GACAAACTTGATGAAGCTCCGAACTGATTATAAGGATGCTTTTCTTGAAAAGCATGGAGTTAAGCTTGGACTTATGTCAGGATTTATAAAG GCTGCAGTTAGTGGACTCCAGAATCAGCCTATCATAAATGCAGTTATAGATGGGGATGATATTATTTATAGAGACTACATAGATATCAGTATTGCTGTTGGCACTCCAAAG GGCCTTGTTGTTCCTGTTATTCGCAATGCTAATGACATGAACTTTGCTGATATCGAGAAGAGTATCAACACCCTTGCAAAAAAGGCAAATGATGGAACTATATCTATTGACGAAATGGCTGGAGGTTCATTTACAATATCTAATGGAGGAGTTTATGGAAGCCTTTTGAGTACACCCATCATCAACCCTCCTCAG TCGGCTATACTGGGAATGCACTCTATAGTGTCCCGTCCAATGGTTGTTGGTGGAACCGTTGTCCCCAGACCAATGATGTATATCGCTCTAACATATGACCATAGGCTGATTGATGGGAGAGAGGCTGTTTTCTTTTTGCGTCGTATCAAAGACGTGGTGGAGGATCCACGCAGGTTACTTCTCGACATTTGA